One Methylomarinovum tepidoasis DNA window includes the following coding sequences:
- a CDS encoding ANTAR domain-containing response regulator gives MTEKRQRKILVVDDDRLILSTLAQGLGKLGYEVMEAADAEEALARVKRQRPDLALVDVRLPGIDGPALARRLQEEFGVASLFLSAYDDRDAIEAAAAAGGLGYLTKPCNVQDLVPALELAVCRARDLAALREREAKLQQALERNREINVAVGVLMERFRLSRQVAYERLRQRARHHRCKVRDLASQVVQLTEAVNSFLEDHRSAKTQR, from the coding sequence ATGACGGAAAAGAGGCAGCGAAAGATCCTGGTGGTGGACGATGATCGCCTCATCCTGTCCACCCTGGCCCAGGGGTTGGGAAAACTCGGCTATGAGGTGATGGAAGCGGCCGACGCCGAGGAGGCACTGGCACGAGTGAAGCGGCAGCGGCCGGATTTGGCCCTGGTGGACGTGCGCCTGCCGGGAATCGACGGTCCCGCCTTGGCTCGGCGTCTGCAGGAAGAATTCGGCGTCGCCAGCCTGTTTCTGTCCGCCTATGACGACCGTGACGCCATCGAGGCGGCTGCTGCGGCCGGCGGGCTGGGCTACCTGACCAAGCCGTGCAACGTTCAGGATCTGGTGCCGGCGCTGGAGCTCGCTGTCTGCAGGGCCCGCGATCTGGCAGCGCTGCGGGAGCGGGAGGCGAAGCTGCAGCAGGCGCTGGAACGCAACCGTGAGATCAACGTCGCCGTCGGCGTGCTCATGGAGCGTTTCCGCCTCTCCCGCCAGGTTGCATACGAACGCCTGCGCCAGCGTGCCCGCCACCACCGCTGCAAGGTCCGGGATCTGGCCTCCCAGGTGGTGCAGCTGACCGAGGCCGTCAACAGCTTTCTCGAAGACCATCGCAGTGCCAAAACCCAGCGCTGA
- a CDS encoding PAS domain-containing sensor histidine kinase — MSKAISDAKHVFTTCDCYDADLIGVLHLNDEGVIEAANTYVRKLLGMAGEQPCGRRWQDLCRPEEYHAVCDWWRQLLQEGKATMLEVCLQRTGKAPCPVLVSGRRNGPGRVMLLVLDISRQRAREAEVLERERRQRNLLIREIHHRIKNNLQGIVGLLQNQLLEHPELASLLETPIRQINSIALTYGLRSCQEDDKIYLCDLVRVAARACDRTHPIPLTLDVPRYCNIVVNDNDAVAIALVLNELLFNAAKHGHTPTPQISLHLRRSGEKAVVTVRNRCQGSRLTADLNRPETLGTGLQLVQGLLPKDGSAQLRLFQQDDEVIAELRLRPPVVKLVTSAKQPPPPAPTAG, encoded by the coding sequence ATGAGCAAAGCGATTTCCGATGCCAAGCACGTGTTTACGACCTGCGACTGTTACGATGCCGATCTCATCGGCGTCCTCCATCTCAATGATGAAGGGGTGATCGAGGCGGCCAACACCTACGTCCGCAAATTGCTGGGAATGGCCGGTGAACAGCCGTGCGGCCGCCGCTGGCAGGATCTATGCCGGCCGGAAGAATATCACGCGGTCTGCGACTGGTGGCGTCAGCTGCTGCAGGAAGGCAAGGCCACGATGCTGGAGGTTTGCCTGCAGCGCACCGGCAAAGCGCCCTGCCCGGTCCTGGTTTCCGGCCGCAGGAACGGACCCGGCCGGGTGATGCTGCTGGTGCTCGACATCAGCCGGCAGCGAGCCAGGGAAGCCGAGGTGCTGGAGCGCGAACGCCGCCAGCGCAACCTGCTGATCCGGGAGATCCACCACCGGATCAAGAACAACCTCCAGGGCATCGTCGGCCTGTTGCAGAATCAGTTGCTCGAGCATCCAGAGCTGGCGTCGCTTCTGGAAACCCCGATTCGCCAGATCAATTCCATCGCCCTCACCTACGGCCTGCGCAGCTGCCAGGAAGATGACAAAATTTACCTCTGCGACCTGGTGCGGGTGGCGGCCCGGGCCTGCGACCGCACCCATCCGATCCCCCTGACGCTGGACGTGCCCCGGTACTGCAACATCGTGGTCAACGACAACGATGCGGTTGCCATCGCTCTGGTCCTCAACGAACTCCTGTTCAACGCCGCCAAACACGGTCACACGCCCACCCCGCAGATTTCCCTGCATCTGCGCCGCAGCGGCGAGAAGGCCGTCGTCACCGTCCGCAACCGCTGCCAAGGATCGCGGCTAACAGCGGACCTCAACCGTCCCGAAACCCTGGGCACCGGCCTGCAGCTGGTCCAGGGGCTGCTCCCCAAGGATGGCAGCGCGCAGCTGCGTCTGTTCCAGCAGGATGACGAAGTGATCGCTGAATTGAGGCTGCGGCCGCCGGTGGTGAAACTGGTCACCTCAGCAAAACAGCCGCCGCCTCCGGCGCCAACGGCCGGCTGA
- a CDS encoding putative bifunctional diguanylate cyclase/phosphodiesterase — MADLYSIPAPQPSGLTVSLTPEQANHLLRLQRDVLAEIVQNDYAQQALELLCRSAEALLPNAVASVMLYDERRESLQVRAAPSIPQEAIEALNGLVPGERAGSCGTAVFKGEPQFVCDTRVDPRWSGEDFRRFAEEFNLRACWSMPIRIGSEVVGSMALSSFEKRKPSEFHRLLLETAAYLAGIVLRREREQRRLWRQAHYDSVTGLPNRRLFERNLQAAVQRARHRNEQVALLFIDLDHFKDINETLGHRAGDAVLRQVADSLRALVEDESAIARLGGDEFVLLLTAVTDPLQVHHFASWVLEAVKLPVTVQGHQYRLSASIGISLFPEDGEDFTTLHKQADLALYEAKAQGRGRYIHYRRELAARIEARTALVEDIHRALAEDQFQLTYQPLFTPAGHVAGFEALIRWQHPHKGWIPPLDFIPLAEETGWIGEIGDWVLETACRQCLDWWRQGAAPFRLALNVSVKQLQSGYAAALLSRLRRWGFPPERLELEVTESLLMDGDSQALEELALLREERITVAMDDFGTGHSSLAQLKRMPIDRLKIDRSFVRDIPADRNDEIIVRTIVAMGHALGLEVVAEGVETEVQRDFLVREGCDLLQGYFFSRPLAPEAAAVLLR; from the coding sequence ATGGCCGATCTTTATTCCATTCCGGCCCCCCAACCTTCGGGCCTGACGGTTTCCCTGACTCCGGAGCAGGCCAACCACCTGCTGCGCCTGCAGCGCGACGTGCTGGCGGAGATCGTCCAAAACGACTATGCCCAGCAGGCTTTGGAACTGCTGTGCCGCAGTGCTGAAGCCCTGTTGCCCAACGCGGTGGCCTCGGTCATGCTCTACGACGAACGCCGCGAAAGCCTGCAGGTGCGCGCCGCCCCCAGCATTCCCCAGGAGGCCATCGAAGCCCTGAACGGCCTGGTGCCCGGAGAACGGGCCGGCTCCTGCGGTACCGCGGTGTTCAAGGGAGAGCCCCAGTTCGTGTGCGACACTCGGGTCGATCCCCGCTGGTCCGGGGAGGATTTCCGCCGTTTCGCCGAGGAATTCAATCTGCGCGCCTGCTGGTCCATGCCGATCCGCATCGGCAGCGAAGTGGTCGGTTCCATGGCGCTGTCGAGCTTCGAGAAGCGCAAACCCAGCGAATTTCACCGCCTGCTGCTGGAAACCGCCGCCTATCTGGCGGGTATCGTGCTCCGGCGCGAGCGCGAGCAGCGGCGTCTGTGGCGGCAGGCCCATTACGACAGCGTGACCGGCCTGCCCAACCGGCGGCTGTTCGAGCGGAATCTGCAGGCCGCCGTCCAACGGGCCCGGCACCGGAACGAACAGGTGGCATTGCTGTTCATCGATCTCGATCACTTCAAGGACATCAACGAAACCCTCGGCCACCGGGCCGGCGATGCCGTGCTGCGCCAGGTGGCCGACAGCCTGCGCGCCCTGGTCGAGGACGAAAGCGCAATCGCCCGCCTCGGCGGCGACGAATTTGTGCTCCTGCTGACGGCGGTGACCGATCCTTTGCAAGTTCATCACTTCGCCAGCTGGGTCCTGGAGGCCGTCAAACTGCCGGTGACGGTTCAGGGACACCAGTACCGCCTCTCGGCCAGCATCGGCATCAGCCTGTTTCCCGAGGACGGAGAGGATTTCACCACCCTTCACAAGCAGGCGGATCTCGCCCTCTACGAGGCCAAGGCCCAGGGGCGTGGCCGTTACATCCATTACCGCCGGGAGCTTGCGGCCAGGATCGAGGCCCGCACCGCGCTGGTGGAGGACATCCACCGGGCGCTCGCCGAAGACCAGTTCCAACTGACCTATCAGCCCCTGTTCACCCCCGCAGGCCACGTCGCCGGCTTCGAAGCCCTGATCCGCTGGCAGCATCCGCACAAAGGCTGGATTCCGCCGCTGGACTTCATCCCCCTGGCTGAAGAAACCGGCTGGATCGGCGAGATCGGGGACTGGGTGCTGGAAACCGCCTGCCGTCAGTGCCTGGACTGGTGGCGGCAGGGCGCCGCACCCTTCCGGCTGGCCTTGAACGTATCGGTCAAGCAGTTGCAGAGCGGTTATGCCGCAGCCCTGCTGAGCCGGCTGCGGCGCTGGGGATTTCCGCCGGAACGGCTGGAGCTGGAAGTGACTGAAAGCCTGCTGATGGATGGCGACAGCCAGGCGCTGGAGGAATTGGCGCTGCTCCGGGAAGAGCGGATCACGGTGGCAATGGACGACTTCGGCACCGGTCATTCCTCCCTGGCACAACTCAAGCGCATGCCCATCGACCGCCTCAAGATCGATCGTTCCTTCGTGCGCGACATTCCGGCCGACCGCAACGACGAAATCATCGTCCGCACCATCGTCGCCATGGGTCACGCCCTGGGACTGGAAGTCGTCGCCGAAGGCGTGGAGACGGAAGTGCAGCGGGATTTCCTGGTCCGCGAAGGCTGCGATCTGCTGCAGGGCTATTTCTTCAGCCGGCCGTTGGCGCCGGAGGCGGCGGCTGTTTTGCTGAGGTGA
- a CDS encoding glycosyltransferase family 4 protein has translation MAQYHIGFVSTRLAGTDGVSLESAKWSRILEQAGHTCFYLAGELDRPPERCYVVPEAHFKHPLIQRLNTDLFDDIHRSPSTSETIAALRRRLKQQLRDFVERFRLEMLVIENALSLPMNVPLGLALTEFITETRIPAIAHHHDFYWERSRYALNAAEDYLKAAFPPAMSFLHHVVINSYAAEQVALRTGMRSTLIPNVMPFETPPPPPDAVTASLRAELGIGADEILLLQPTRIVPRKRIERAIELARKLERPCCLLITHSSGDEGDAYRQYLAEYAELLGVKVLFAAERFNHVRGTTTDGRRIFSLADAYHAADLVTYPSTLEGFGNAFLEAIYYRKPLFMSRYEIFKIDIQPKGFQVLAFDDFIDDGTVAAVRELLDHPQKIQAMVETNYELGRRHFSFEVLRRRLCPLVTQSCEAGSYRL, from the coding sequence ATGGCGCAATATCACATCGGTTTCGTTTCCACCCGCCTGGCCGGTACCGACGGGGTGTCGCTGGAGTCGGCCAAATGGTCCCGAATTCTGGAACAGGCCGGCCATACCTGCTTCTATCTCGCCGGCGAACTGGACCGGCCGCCGGAGCGCTGTTACGTGGTTCCCGAGGCCCATTTCAAGCATCCCCTGATCCAACGCCTCAACACCGATCTGTTCGACGACATCCACCGCAGCCCTTCAACCTCGGAAACCATCGCCGCCCTGCGCCGCCGCCTGAAGCAACAGCTGCGGGATTTCGTGGAACGCTTCCGCCTCGAGATGCTCGTCATCGAGAACGCCCTGTCGCTGCCGATGAACGTGCCCCTGGGACTGGCCCTGACCGAATTCATCACCGAAACCCGTATCCCCGCCATCGCCCATCACCACGATTTCTATTGGGAACGCAGCCGCTACGCCCTCAATGCCGCCGAGGACTATCTCAAGGCCGCCTTCCCGCCGGCGATGTCGTTCCTCCACCACGTGGTCATCAACTCCTATGCCGCCGAACAGGTGGCGCTGCGCACCGGGATGCGCTCCACCCTGATTCCCAACGTCATGCCGTTCGAAACCCCGCCCCCGCCGCCGGATGCGGTCACCGCATCCCTGCGGGCTGAACTGGGAATCGGCGCCGACGAGATCCTGCTGTTGCAGCCCACCCGCATCGTACCGCGCAAGCGCATCGAACGCGCCATCGAGCTGGCCCGTAAACTGGAACGGCCGTGCTGCCTGCTCATCACCCATTCCAGCGGCGACGAGGGGGACGCCTACCGCCAGTATCTGGCCGAATACGCAGAGCTGCTGGGGGTGAAGGTGCTGTTCGCCGCCGAACGTTTCAACCACGTACGCGGCACCACTACCGACGGCCGCCGTATCTTCTCCCTGGCCGACGCCTACCACGCCGCCGACCTGGTCACCTATCCTTCTACCCTGGAGGGCTTCGGCAACGCCTTCCTGGAGGCGATCTACTACCGCAAGCCCCTGTTCATGAGCCGTTACGAGATCTTCAAGATCGACATCCAGCCCAAGGGTTTCCAGGTATTGGCCTTCGACGATTTCATCGACGACGGCACGGTGGCGGCGGTGCGGGAACTCCTCGACCACCCACAGAAGATACAGGCGATGGTGGAAACCAATTACGAACTGGGGCGGCGCCACTTCTCTTTCGAAGTGCTGCGCCGACGCCTGTGCCCGCTGGTGACCCAAAGCTGCGAAGCAGGCAGCTACCGGCTGTGA
- a CDS encoding MFS transporter — protein sequence MRLPRTVVVLGLVSFLNDAASEMITPLLPVFLTAVLGSGAAVVGLVEGVAEASASFLKIVSGRLADRGWRHKRLVLGGYALSNLCRPLIGLATAWPWVLGLRFLDRIGKGVRTAPRDALIATATPEPLRGRAFGFHRALDNAGAVAGPLLAFALLRQDVPMTQVFLWSALPGVLVLALLAFGLEEPARPAAPKLPPLRWRALDPHLQGLILAGGALALAAAPEVFVVLWATARGLEIAWVPLLWAAASAIKTPLALLGGEVSDRLGRRAVLLGGWGVRVAMLVALALAHDGVWLTWTLFLGYAGSLALTEGPERALIGDHAPPARRATAYGLFHMVVGLAALPGGLLFGTLWQWWGSAVAFLCSAAVTALAAAILAWLTRRQPIFRPASPGNS from the coding sequence GTGAGGCTGCCGCGCACCGTCGTCGTTCTCGGACTGGTGTCGTTCCTTAACGATGCCGCCAGCGAGATGATCACCCCGCTGCTGCCGGTGTTTCTGACCGCGGTGCTGGGAAGCGGGGCGGCAGTGGTCGGACTGGTGGAAGGGGTGGCCGAGGCCAGCGCCAGCTTCCTCAAGATCGTCTCCGGTCGGCTGGCGGACCGCGGCTGGCGCCACAAACGCCTGGTGCTGGGGGGTTACGCCCTCTCCAATCTGTGCCGCCCTCTCATCGGCCTGGCGACCGCCTGGCCGTGGGTGCTGGGGCTGCGCTTTCTCGACCGTATCGGCAAGGGAGTACGCACCGCCCCCCGCGACGCCCTCATCGCCACCGCCACCCCCGAGCCGCTGCGCGGCCGGGCCTTCGGTTTCCACCGCGCCCTGGACAACGCCGGTGCGGTGGCCGGCCCGCTGCTGGCCTTCGCCCTCCTGCGGCAGGACGTACCGATGACCCAGGTGTTCCTGTGGTCGGCCCTGCCGGGCGTGCTGGTGCTGGCGCTGCTGGCATTCGGCCTGGAGGAGCCAGCCCGACCAGCGGCGCCCAAGCTCCCGCCTTTGCGCTGGCGCGCCCTCGATCCCCATCTGCAGGGATTGATCCTGGCCGGTGGCGCCCTCGCCCTGGCGGCGGCACCGGAAGTGTTCGTGGTGCTGTGGGCCACCGCACGGGGCCTGGAGATCGCTTGGGTACCGCTGCTGTGGGCAGCGGCCAGCGCCATCAAGACCCCACTGGCGCTGCTGGGCGGGGAGGTGTCGGACCGGCTCGGCCGCCGGGCCGTGCTGCTGGGGGGCTGGGGCGTGCGGGTGGCGATGCTGGTGGCCCTCGCCCTGGCCCATGACGGCGTCTGGCTGACCTGGACCCTGTTCCTGGGCTACGCCGGCAGTCTGGCCTTGACCGAAGGCCCGGAACGGGCTCTGATCGGCGATCACGCCCCGCCTGCCCGCCGGGCCACCGCTTACGGCCTGTTCCACATGGTGGTGGGACTGGCCGCCCTGCCCGGCGGACTGCTGTTCGGCACTCTGTGGCAGTGGTGGGGGTCGGCCGTCGCCTTCCTGTGTTCGGCGGCGGTCACCGCGTTAGCCGCTGCCATCCTGGCCTGGCTGACCCGGCGTCAGCCCATCTTCAGGCCCGCCAGCCCCGGGAACAGCTGA
- a CDS encoding MarC family protein: MLFLFKALISLLVVVNPIDSTIYFLTLTAGRPAEERRAIAHKAVLAATVFLLVAVWFGELLLSLLGISIGAFAVGGGLMMLVMAMAMLQARPSALERTPAETEEAAERESIAIVPLAIPLMVGPGVLSMAVLLADQAGGIGGRIGLTLVAGVVMGILWWLLRKAEPVVDWLGATGANVLIRIAGMILAAISVQIIADGLIQLFPGLAGLKMG; encoded by the coding sequence ATGCTGTTTCTGTTCAAGGCTCTGATCAGTCTGCTGGTGGTGGTCAATCCCATCGACAGCACGATCTACTTTCTGACCTTGACCGCCGGTCGCCCTGCGGAGGAGCGCCGGGCCATCGCCCATAAGGCGGTGCTCGCCGCCACCGTCTTCCTGTTGGTAGCGGTCTGGTTCGGTGAACTGCTGCTGAGTCTGCTGGGTATCAGTATTGGCGCCTTCGCCGTCGGCGGCGGTTTGATGATGCTGGTGATGGCGATGGCGATGCTGCAGGCCAGACCCAGCGCCCTGGAGCGCACCCCGGCGGAAACCGAGGAAGCGGCCGAACGGGAAAGCATCGCCATCGTACCGCTGGCGATACCGTTGATGGTGGGGCCCGGCGTGTTGAGCATGGCGGTCCTGCTGGCGGACCAGGCCGGCGGCATCGGCGGCAGGATCGGTTTGACCCTGGTGGCCGGTGTGGTCATGGGGATACTGTGGTGGTTGTTGCGCAAGGCCGAGCCGGTCGTCGACTGGTTGGGGGCGACCGGCGCCAACGTCCTGATCCGGATCGCCGGAATGATTCTGGCGGCGATCTCGGTGCAGATCATCGCCGACGGCCTGATTCAGCTGTTCCCGGGGCTGGCGGGCCTGAAGATGGGCTGA
- a CDS encoding 1-phosphofructokinase family hexose kinase yields MPIATLTLNPAIDVTYDIDRLIPDYKVHAAATRYDPGGNGINVSRALKRLQVPARTFCVLAGETGLFLERLLQRHLDDPAYIRIAGETRINCTLLEQASGSQYEVSGIGPHLGTDRLDDLLDTFVDYVGEGCGVVTGSVPPGVGPDVYAQLVGRIRAQGGRPVLDAHGELLRLGVQAHPFLVKPNRYELEQLVGRPLPDADTVAGVLPQLKEYGINYWCVSLGGEGAVLFDGHRLWHARPPRVPVRSTVGAGDSMVAALVAGFAREMDTAEILRLAVACSAGTVMQPGTELFDPERLPELLQQVEVTVIDKRTRR; encoded by the coding sequence ATGCCGATCGCGACCCTGACCCTGAATCCCGCCATCGACGTCACCTATGACATCGACCGTCTGATTCCCGACTACAAGGTCCATGCCGCCGCCACCCGCTACGATCCCGGCGGCAACGGCATCAACGTCAGCCGGGCCCTGAAACGGCTGCAAGTGCCAGCGCGGACCTTCTGCGTCCTCGCCGGGGAGACGGGGTTGTTTCTCGAACGTCTGCTGCAGCGCCATCTCGACGATCCCGCCTACATTCGCATCGCCGGCGAAACCCGCATCAACTGCACCCTGTTGGAGCAAGCCAGCGGCAGCCAGTACGAGGTCAGCGGCATCGGTCCGCACCTGGGAACGGACCGGCTCGACGACCTGCTGGACACCTTCGTGGATTACGTGGGGGAAGGCTGCGGGGTGGTCACCGGCTCGGTGCCGCCGGGAGTGGGGCCAGACGTCTATGCCCAGCTGGTGGGCCGCATCCGCGCCCAGGGGGGGCGGCCGGTGCTGGATGCCCACGGCGAGCTGTTGCGTCTTGGAGTTCAGGCGCATCCTTTCCTGGTCAAACCCAACCGCTACGAGCTGGAACAGCTGGTGGGACGACCGCTGCCCGACGCCGACACAGTGGCGGGCGTGCTGCCGCAGCTGAAAGAATACGGTATCAACTACTGGTGCGTCTCCCTGGGGGGCGAGGGGGCCGTGCTCTTCGACGGCCACCGGCTGTGGCACGCCCGTCCCCCCCGGGTGCCGGTCCGCTCCACCGTCGGAGCGGGGGATTCCATGGTCGCGGCCCTGGTGGCCGGTTTCGCCCGGGAGATGGATACAGCCGAGATCCTGCGCCTGGCGGTGGCCTGCAGTGCCGGCACGGTGATGCAGCCGGGCACCGAGCTGTTCGACCCGGAGCGGCTGCCCGAACTCTTGCAACAGGTCGAGGTCACCGTCATCGATAAGCGGACACGACGATAA
- a CDS encoding sulfite exporter TauE/SafE family protein has translation MTPLNLLLMLLLFVTAAVFAMFGQGGGAVYTPLQVLFGVPFHTAAATSLFLIMTGALASLPVYHRARLIDWQLALILETAAMGGSFGGGLVSERFSPQSLTLTFAVLIAIAGVVTLADIRLETCARLPSFATRYCWQRRHGDSHYRVNLLLGLPLAGLAGFASGLLGIGGGLFLVPLMVLVLNVPIEIAIGSSALMVGLTAAAGFSGHTLTGHWDWRASLLFAGAAFLGARLGAHLTTRIDKHRIQPLFGAFLLGLAGLMLLRIALT, from the coding sequence GTGACGCCGTTGAATCTGTTGCTGATGCTGCTGTTGTTCGTGACCGCCGCCGTGTTCGCCATGTTCGGCCAGGGCGGCGGGGCGGTGTACACGCCGCTGCAGGTGCTGTTCGGCGTTCCCTTCCATACCGCCGCCGCCACCAGCCTGTTTCTCATCATGACCGGTGCCCTGGCCTCTTTGCCGGTCTATCACCGCGCCCGCCTGATCGACTGGCAGCTGGCCCTGATCCTGGAAACGGCGGCGATGGGCGGCAGTTTCGGCGGCGGCCTGGTCTCCGAGCGCTTCTCCCCCCAGTCTTTGACCCTGACCTTCGCCGTTCTCATCGCCATTGCCGGCGTGGTGACCCTCGCCGACATCCGCCTGGAAACCTGCGCCCGCCTTCCCAGTTTCGCCACCCGCTACTGCTGGCAACGCCGCCACGGTGACAGCCACTACCGAGTCAATCTGCTGCTGGGGCTGCCGCTGGCGGGCCTCGCCGGTTTCGCCAGCGGCCTGCTGGGCATCGGCGGCGGGCTGTTCCTGGTACCGCTGATGGTGCTGGTGCTCAACGTGCCGATCGAGATCGCCATCGGCTCCAGCGCCCTGATGGTGGGACTGACCGCCGCTGCCGGTTTCAGCGGCCACACCCTGACCGGCCACTGGGATTGGCGCGCATCCCTGTTGTTCGCCGGTGCCGCGTTCCTGGGCGCTCGCCTCGGCGCCCACCTGACCACGCGCATCGACAAACACCGCATCCAACCGCTGTTCGGCGCCTTTCTGCTGGGACTGGCGGGGTTGATGCTGCTGAGGATCGCCTTGACCTAG
- a CDS encoding SagB/ThcOx family dehydrogenase produces MPFVPGRVQTTPLPQPQLENTITLEQALLRRRSVRSYQPVPVTLAALGQLLWAAQGISGREGFRTAPSAGALYPLEVLLAVSRCDELAPGLYHYRPLSHDLVLWRPRDHRPTIAAAALDQECLHEAAAILVITAVPARTAVKYGTRATRYVHLEAGHAAQNACLQAAALGLGTVTVGAFDDMALAEALALPEAVEPVYLLPVGVPV; encoded by the coding sequence ATGCCCTTCGTTCCCGGTCGGGTTCAGACGACCCCCTTGCCTCAGCCGCAACTGGAAAACACCATCACGCTGGAACAAGCCCTTTTGCGGCGCCGTTCCGTCCGCAGTTACCAACCTGTACCCGTCACCCTGGCGGCCCTGGGGCAGCTGCTGTGGGCCGCCCAGGGGATCAGCGGCCGTGAGGGATTCCGTACCGCCCCTTCCGCCGGCGCCCTCTATCCACTGGAAGTACTGCTGGCGGTAAGCCGCTGCGACGAACTGGCGCCCGGGCTGTACCATTACCGCCCCCTTAGCCACGATCTGGTCCTGTGGCGTCCCCGGGATCACCGTCCCACCATCGCCGCAGCCGCCCTGGACCAGGAATGCTTACACGAAGCGGCCGCCATCCTGGTCATCACCGCGGTACCGGCGCGGACCGCGGTCAAATACGGGACCAGGGCGACACGTTACGTCCATCTGGAAGCCGGGCACGCGGCCCAGAACGCCTGCCTCCAGGCCGCCGCCCTAGGGCTGGGGACGGTGACCGTCGGCGCCTTCGACGACATGGCGCTGGCGGAGGCGCTGGCCCTGCCGGAGGCGGTCGAACCGGTCTATCTATTGCCGGTCGGCGTGCCGGTTTGA
- a CDS encoding ZIP family metal transporter, producing the protein MSAWSSAFAFALVAFLGALGAGLAPRYLPAFKAGHWPATTAIAAGLLLASAMVIVIPEGFEMLFMLHAPNTIPHSDTFLTLPPVLASGLAILGGFLLMLGLESWGIGHEIESPGDPTPLLSLGLALHALTDGLAIGASIATGLMAVSVPILTAVMVHKLPVAFGLGAFLWRKENPASDPWRQLLRFSLATPAGLLITFLFLHRLSHEWIGLLLLFSGGTFLYVAAVDVLSHIRQDQPPPVLFRRILIGVIILVTLLILFHNLGFEESHL; encoded by the coding sequence ATGTCCGCCTGGTCTTCAGCTTTTGCCTTCGCCCTCGTCGCCTTTCTCGGAGCGCTCGGAGCCGGCCTGGCCCCCCGTTATCTGCCTGCTTTCAAGGCCGGACACTGGCCGGCGACCACTGCCATCGCCGCAGGTCTCCTACTGGCCTCGGCGATGGTGATCGTGATCCCGGAAGGTTTCGAAATGCTGTTCATGCTGCACGCCCCCAACACCATCCCCCATTCGGACACTTTTTTGACCCTGCCTCCGGTGCTGGCTTCCGGCCTGGCGATCCTCGGTGGATTTCTGCTGATGCTGGGACTGGAATCCTGGGGGATCGGACATGAGATCGAAAGCCCTGGCGATCCCACCCCGCTCCTGTCCCTGGGATTGGCGTTGCACGCCCTGACCGACGGCCTGGCCATCGGCGCCAGCATCGCCACCGGCCTGATGGCGGTCAGCGTACCGATCCTGACCGCGGTGATGGTCCACAAGCTGCCGGTGGCCTTCGGCCTCGGCGCGTTTCTGTGGCGGAAAGAAAATCCTGCCTCCGATCCCTGGCGTCAGCTGCTGCGCTTCAGCCTGGCCACCCCTGCCGGCCTGCTGATCACTTTTCTGTTTCTGCACCGGCTGTCCCACGAGTGGATCGGCCTGCTGCTTTTGTTCTCCGGCGGCACCTTCCTGTACGTGGCAGCGGTGGACGTGCTCAGCCACATCCGCCAGGACCAGCCGCCCCCGGTGCTGTTCCGCCGCATCCTCATCGGCGTGATCATCCTGGTGACCCTCCTGATCCTGTTCCACAATCTCGGCTTCGAAGAATCGCACCTTTGA